In Populus trichocarpa isolate Nisqually-1 chromosome 7, P.trichocarpa_v4.1, whole genome shotgun sequence, the following proteins share a genomic window:
- the LOC7495540 gene encoding peptide methionine sulfoxide reductase A5, which produces MACAESNSATLLHLLTLLLLTISLPYKSLSIRIPDHVSTAIRNPPPDYPLKTAVFALGCFWRSEAVFGCLNGVVRTTVGYCGGSKLNPVYRSLGDHAESVQVEYDPKVISYSQLLEVFWASHDSRQVFGQGPDVGNQYRSVIFTNGTEERRLAGVSKEREQLKLRSSVVVTQIQQLGTFYPAEPEHQKFELKQNPFIRQLMGNLPEADLENSSLAAKLNGYAAELCPPRIQKQINAKINDILRKGWPVLRDV; this is translated from the exons ATGGCTTGCGCAGAGAGCAATAGTGCCACCCTTCTCCATCTCCTAACCCTTCTATTACTAACAATTTCACTACCCTATAAATCGCTGTCCATTCGAATACCGGATCATGTTTCCACCGCCATTAGAAACCCGCCACCCGATTACCCATTAAAAACAGCAGTTTTCGCCCTCGGTTGTTTTTGGAGATCTGAAGCCGTGTTTGGTTGCTTGAATGGTGTTGTACGGACCACTGTTGGTTATTGTGGCGGATCCAAATTGAACCCCGTTTACAGAAGCTTAGGTGATCATGCAGAGTCCGTACAG GTAGAGTATGACCCGAAGGTGATTAGTTACAGTCAACTCTTGGAGGTATTTTGGGCTAGTCATGATTCAAGGCAAGTGTTTGGGCAAGGTCCTGATGTGGGTAATCAATATAG GTCTGTTATTTTCACTAATGGAACTGAAGAGCGTAGATTGGCTGGTGTTAGCAAAGAAAGAGAGCAGTTGAAGTTGAGGAGCAGTGTTGTGGTTACTCAAATTCAACAGCTTGGAACATTTTATCCTGCAGAGCCAGAACATCag AAATTTGAGCTCAAGCAGAATCCATTTATTCGTCAGCTGATGGGAAACTTGCCTGAAGCGGACCTTGAGAATTCAAGTTTGGCAGCAAAATTAAATGGCTATGCAGCAGAGCTCTGCCCTCCACGCATTCAAAAGCAGATCAATGCAAAGATCAATGACATTCTTAGAAAAGGTTGGCCTGTTCTGAGAGATGTATAG
- the LOC7495541 gene encoding protein SMALL AUXIN UP-REGULATED RNA 12 — translation MAIRKSNKSPQTSALKQIVKRCSSFGKKNGYDQDGLPDDVPKGHFAVYVGENRSRYIIPISWLDRPEFQSLLQRAEEEFGFKHGMGLTIPCEEVVFRSLTEMIR, via the coding sequence ATGGctataagaaaatcaaacaagTCTCCTCAAACATCAGCTCTCAAACAAATTGTCAAAAGATGCTCAagttttggaaagaaaaatggcTATGACCAAGATGGCCTGCCTGATGATGTACCGAAAGGCCATTTTGCAGTTTATGTAGGAGAGAACAGAAGCAGATACATTATCCCAATATCATGGTTGGATCGTCCTGAGTTTCAAAGCTTACTCCAAAGAGCTGAAGAGGAGTTTGGCTTTAAACACGGCATGGGCCTCACTATTCCTTGTGAAGAAGTAGTCTTTCGGTCTCTAACAGAGATGATAAGATAA
- the LOC7480178 gene encoding transcription initiation factor TFIID subunit 14b, protein MPHTTTPLPSKTGIQLEDVESAAKPQRIKPTDYTDNNINQDENKRLKDVEISVPVVYGTMAFYLGKKANELQSHKWTVYVRGATNEDLGVVIKQVVFQLHPSFDNPIRVVESPPFELSECGWGEFEICISILFHDDVCDKHVDLFHLLKLYPDAESGPQSTKKPVVVETYNEIVFPDPSENFLARVLNHPAVYVPRLPAGFNFPAPVPSPNMNVKGKDDTKNHPLNHWFINFSEADELLKLASARQQVQDHILKLRRQLSMLDGPPQPSKLAYGMISECT, encoded by the exons ATGCCCCACACGACAACTCCATTACCCTCGAAAACAGGCATTCAACTAGAAGATGTTGAGTCTGCTGCAAAACCTCAACGCATCAAACCCACTGATTACACCGACAACAACATAAACCAG GATGAAAACAAGAGGCTTAAAGATGTTGAAATCAGTGTTCCGGTGGTATATGGAACTATGGCATTTTACCTTGGTAAAAAGGCCAATGA gtTACAGTCTCATAAATGGACAGTGTATGTACGCGGAGCGACGAATGAGGATCTTGGTGTAGTGATAAAGCAAGTCGTGTTTCAATTGCATCCTAGTTTTGATAACCCTATAAGAGTTGTTGAATCTCCACCATTTGAGTTATCTGAATGTGGTTGGGGTGAATTTGAAATTTGTATCTCCATACTTTTTCATGACGATGTCTGTGATAAGCATGTGGACTT gttCCACTTATTGAAGTTGTATCCTGATGCTGAAAGTGGTCCACAGTCAACCAAGAAACCTGTTGTTGTGGAAACTTATAATGAGATTGTCTTTCCTGACCCCTCAGAGAACTTTTTGGCTCGCGTGCTGAATCATCCTGCTGTATATGTGCCACGACTTCCTGCTGGATTTAACTTCCCTGCTCCTG TTCCAAGCCCAAATATGAATGTGAAAGGGAAAGATGATACCAAAAACCATCCATTGAATCACTGGTTCATAAATTTTTCAGAGGCAGATGAGCTTTTGAAACTTGCATCTGCTCGTCAGC AGGTGCAAGATCATATTCTTAAGCTGAGAAGACAATTGAGCATGTTAGATGGACCACCTCAACCATCAAAACTAGCCTACGGTATGATATCTGAATGTACATGA
- the LOC7480180 gene encoding histone H4, with product MSGRGKGGKGLGKGGAKRHRKVLRDNIQGITKPAIRRLARRGGVKRISGLIYEETRGVLKIFLENVIRDAVTYTEHARRKTVTAMDVVYALKRQGRTLYGFGG from the coding sequence ATGTCGGGAAGAGGAAAGGGCGGAAAGGGGCTGGGAAAGGGAGGTGCAAAGAGGCACAGGAAGGTGTTGAGAGATAACATCCAAGGAATCACAAAGCCAGCAATTAGAAGGCTAGCAAGAAGAGGAGGTGTGAAGAGAATTAGTGGGCTGATTTACGAGGAAACTAGAGGGGTTTTGAAGATCTTCCTTGAGAATGTGATTCGTGATGCTGTTACTTATACAGAGCATGCTAGGAGAAAGACTGTCACTGCCATGGATGTTGTCTATGCTCTTAAGAGGCAAGGTCGTACTTTGTATGGGTTTGGGGGTTAG
- the LOC7480179 gene encoding uncharacterized protein LOC7480179 — translation MAGEDVDLSSLTLQVGETQETWKQEMERRQSQVDVLQVKLMEVKACVQGSEEHAKEMEVLWRRVKTTSTLLTYLKAKARVFAVPELAHTSCGIKELEGVGLVDRNGTPLSSWSRDVDLSSFGPDEESCIRLRKQQGSYDEQDEAYIGELLKSVQMVSDVMEGLVKRVIMAESETALEKDKVTLGQEEIRRKAIQIDNMSLKLEEMERFALGTNGILNDMRKRVEDLVEETSRQRQCAAENEQELCRVKRDFESLKSYVSSLISVRETLLSSERQFQTIERLFERLVAKTTQLEGEKMQKETEVQKLMEENVRLSALLDKKEAQLLAMNEQCKLMALNASNI, via the exons ATGGCAGGAGAGGATGTCGACTTGTCAAGTTTGACGTTGCAAGTTGGAGAAACTCAGGAAACGTGGAAGCAGGAGATGGAAAGGCGACAGTCTCAAGTGGATGTGTTACAAGTGAAGCTTATGGAGGTGAAGGCTTGTGTACAAGGGTCGGAGGAACATGCAAAGGAGATGGAGGTTCTTTGGCGAAGAGTGAAAACAACCTCGACATTGTTGACTTATTTAAAAGCAAAAGCACGAGTCTTTGCTGTTCCTGAGTTAGCTCACACATCATGTGGAATAAAGGAATTAGAAGGAGTGGGGCTTGTTGACAGGAATGGAACTCCATTGTCCAGTTGGTCCCGGGATGTTGATCTTTCTTCATTTGGCCCGGATGAAGAATCATGTATTAGACTTAGAAAGCAACAAGGAAGCTATGATGAACAAGACGAAGCTTATATTGGTGAATTACTCAAGTCTGTGCAGATGGTATCCGATGTGATGGAAGGTCTTGTTAAAAGAGTTATAATGGCAGAATCTGAAACTGCACTGGAGAAAGATAAGGTAACTTTAGGTCAGGAAGAAATTAGAAGGAAAGCAATCCAAATTGACAACATGTCTTTGAAATTAGAGGAGATGGAGCGGTTTGCTCTGGGTACAAATGGTATTTTGAATGATATGCGGAAGAGGGTTGAGGATTTGGTTGAAGAAACATCTAGGCAGAGGCAATGTGCTGCAGAAAATGAGCAAGAGCTTTGCCGAGTGAAAAGGGACTTCGAGTCTCTAAAATCCTATGTTAGCAGTCTCATTAGTGTCAGAGAGACACTTCTTTCATCAGAGAGGCAATTTCAAACTATTGAGAGGCTTTTTGAACG GCTAGTTGCGAAGACAACACAATTGGAGGGTGAGAAAATGCAGAAAGAGACTGAAGTTCAGAAACTTATGGAAGAGAATGTGAGGTTGAGTGCCCTTCTTGATAAGAAAGAGGCTCAACTTCTGGCCATGAATGAACAATGCAAGTTAATGGCCCTGAATGcttcaaatatttga
- the LOC18109327 gene encoding 60S ribosomal protein L8-1 gives MGRVIRAQRKGAGSVFKSHTHHRKGPARFRSLDFGERNGYLKGVVTEIIHDPGRGAPLARVTFRHPFRYKKQKELFVAAEGMYTGQFVYCGKKANLMVGNVLPLRSVPEGAVVCNVEHHVGDRGVFARASGDYAIVISHNPDNDTTRIKLPSGSKKIVPSGCRGMIGQVAGGGRTEKPMLKAGNAYHKFRVKRNCWPKVRGVAMNPVEHPHGGGNHQHIGHASTVRRDAPPGQKVGLIAARRTGRLRGQAAASAAKADKV, from the exons AAGGTTCAGGTCTCTGGACTTTGGTGAAAGAAATGGTTACTTGAAAGGTGTTGTCACCGAAATCATTCATGACCCGGGTCGTGGTGCCCCATTAGCCCGAGTTACCTTCAGACATCCCTTTAGGTATAAGAAGCAGAAGGAGCTTTTTGTCGCTGCTGAGGGTATGTATACTGGACAGTTTGTATACTGTGGAAAGAAGGCTAACTTGATGGTTGGGAATGTCTTGCCTCTGAGATCTGTTCCTGAAGGGGCTGTTGTTTGTAACGTGGAACATCATGTTGGAGACCGTGGTGTTTTTGCTAGAGCTTCTGGGGATTATGCTATTGTTATCAGTCACAATCCTGATAATGATACCACCAG GATCAAGCTCCCATCTGGCTCCAAGAAGATCGTTCCAAGTGGCTGCCGTGGAATGATTGGACAGGTTGCCGGTGGAGGAAGGACCGAGAAGCCCATGCTGAAGGCTGGTAATGCTTACCACAAGTTCAGAGTGAAGAGGAACTGCTGGCCTAAGGTGCGTGGTGTGGCTATGAATCCTGTTGAGCATCCTCATGGTGGTGGTAACCATCAACATATAGGTCATGCTAGCACAGTCAGGCGTGATGCTCCTCCTGGTCAAAAGGTTGGTCTCATTGCTGCTAGGAGAACTGGTCGTCTTAGAGGACAGGCTGCTGCCTCTGCCGCCAAGGCTGACAAGGTTTAA